Proteins encoded by one window of Bacillus sp. DTU_2020_1000418_1_SI_GHA_SEK_038:
- the dnaI gene encoding primosomal protein DnaI produces the protein MERINDTLKRLAGKEDFQKRYEKQRRETLNHPDVKAFLKSHEDELTGNIIEKSMAKLYEYSNQSKECNRCPSLDGCVNFMKGYHPKLVIGRGSIELHYDKCPRKVMDDEKRKNEKLIQSLYVPRDILEASFDSIYEDDERIDAVQKAASFIMNYKPDSRQKGLYFYGKFGVGKSYLLGVIANELAKKEVSSMIVYVPELLRELKSSIADSTLNEKIETIKKVPVLMFDDIGAETMSSWTRDEVMGPILQFRMLESLPTFFTSNFDFQGLEHHLSYSQRGEEEKMKARRIMERIRYLAEPVVVEGRNRRV, from the coding sequence ATGGAGAGAATTAATGATACATTAAAACGTTTGGCCGGCAAAGAGGATTTTCAGAAAAGATATGAGAAACAGCGGAGAGAAACGTTGAATCATCCAGATGTAAAGGCCTTCCTGAAAAGCCATGAAGACGAATTAACAGGTAATATTATTGAAAAAAGCATGGCAAAGCTTTATGAATATTCTAATCAGAGTAAGGAATGCAATAGATGTCCTAGCTTAGATGGATGTGTGAATTTCATGAAGGGCTATCATCCAAAGCTTGTTATAGGAAGAGGCAGCATTGAATTACATTACGACAAATGTCCTCGAAAGGTTATGGACGATGAGAAACGCAAAAATGAAAAATTAATTCAAAGCTTGTACGTTCCAAGAGATATCCTTGAGGCTTCCTTTGATTCGATTTACGAGGATGATGAAAGAATTGATGCAGTACAGAAGGCAGCTTCATTTATTATGAATTATAAACCTGACTCTAGACAGAAGGGTTTGTATTTTTATGGGAAATTCGGAGTTGGAAAGTCATACTTACTTGGAGTTATTGCTAATGAATTGGCTAAGAAAGAAGTATCATCAATGATTGTGTATGTTCCCGAACTTTTAAGGGAACTGAAAAGCTCCATTGCTGATTCTACTCTTAATGAAAAGATTGAGACGATCAAAAAAGTGCCTGTCCTTATGTTTGATGATATTGGTGCAGAAACGATGTCTAGCTGGACGAGAGATGAGGTCATGGGACCGATTCTGCAATTTCGAATGCTCGAAAGCCTGCCTACTTTCTTTACTTCTAATTTTGACTTTCAGGGATTGGAACATCATTTATCCTACAGTCAGAGAGGAGAAGAAGAGAAAATGAAAGCGCGGCGCATCATGGAGAGGATTAGATATTTAGCGGAACCAGTTGTCGTGGAAGGAAGGAACCGCAGAGTTTAG
- a CDS encoding replication initiation and membrane attachment family protein, which yields MVQHWQEMLPIDRYAVASSGLLHEYDRKVLTFLYQPLIGTTCFSLYMTLWSELEENRLWSSSNTHHSLMNFMDLGLNDIYRARIKLEGIGLLKVYEKKDEDSRSFIYELIPPLTPEQFFLDGMLNIFLYKKIGKNQFSRLKRFFSEDKVNSKENYQEVTKSFQDVYMTSHMNYITYDLEAEQSLTASEGQEFIARNEQDPIQINHDTFNFTLLEAGLNESLISKAAFTKKVKGAISNLAFLYGIDPIQMKNIVMSAITEENEINIENLRKSARDWYQFQHQDQLPSLVDRVQPIAERTQLKDPETKEGKLLRALEVSSPRQVLKDLSGGAEPSKADLKIIEDVMFNQKLLPGVVNVLIQFVLLKSDMKFTKGYVEKIASHWARKQIKTAKEAMELAKNEHRQYIEWGDGSKKRASSSSAKKKPIRTEMLPDWFEETGAPDLASVNKDHDEDIQLKKRELQETLKKLRSGKGAE from the coding sequence ATGGTCCAGCATTGGCAGGAAATGCTGCCGATTGATAGATATGCAGTTGCCTCAAGCGGGCTCTTGCATGAATACGACCGGAAAGTGCTGACCTTTTTGTATCAGCCTTTAATAGGCACTACCTGTTTCAGTTTATACATGACTTTATGGTCTGAACTAGAGGAAAATCGTTTATGGTCAAGCTCGAATACACATCATAGCCTAATGAATTTTATGGATCTAGGATTGAATGACATCTACAGGGCACGGATTAAACTAGAAGGCATAGGGCTGCTAAAGGTTTATGAAAAAAAAGATGAAGACTCCCGATCCTTTATTTATGAATTAATTCCTCCGCTTACACCAGAACAATTTTTCTTAGATGGGATGCTTAATATATTTTTGTACAAAAAAATTGGAAAAAATCAATTTTCTAGACTAAAACGTTTTTTTTCAGAAGATAAGGTGAATTCTAAGGAAAATTATCAAGAAGTAACGAAGTCATTTCAAGATGTTTATATGACAAGCCATATGAACTATATTACTTATGATTTAGAAGCCGAACAATCGCTGACTGCCTCTGAGGGGCAGGAGTTCATTGCCAGGAACGAGCAGGACCCTATTCAAATAAACCATGATACATTTAACTTTACACTATTAGAAGCTGGCTTGAATGAGTCGCTTATTTCAAAAGCGGCCTTCACTAAAAAAGTTAAAGGTGCCATCAGTAATCTTGCTTTTTTATACGGCATTGATCCGATTCAAATGAAGAATATCGTAATGAGCGCGATTACAGAAGAAAATGAGATCAATATTGAAAATTTACGAAAATCTGCACGTGATTGGTACCAATTTCAGCATCAGGATCAGCTCCCATCCCTTGTTGACCGAGTACAGCCTATTGCCGAGCGAACGCAATTAAAGGATCCGGAAACGAAGGAAGGAAAATTGCTGCGAGCATTAGAAGTTTCATCTCCGAGGCAGGTATTAAAAGATCTCTCAGGAGGGGCCGAGCCTTCCAAAGCTGATTTAAAAATTATTGAAGACGTTATGTTTAATCAAAAACTATTACCAGGTGTAGTAAACGTCTTAATTCAATTTGTATTGCTCAAGTCAGATATGAAGTTTACAAAAGGATATGTAGAAAAGATTGCAAGTCATTGGGCTAGAAAACAAATAAAAACGGCAAAAGAAGCAATGGAACTGGCCAAAAATGAACATAGACAATATATAGAATGGGGAGACGGAAGTAAAAAGAGAGCATCCAGCTCGTCCGCGAAAAAGAAACCAATCCGAACAGAGATGCTTCCAGACTGGTTCGAGGAAACAGGAGCACCAGATCTGGCCTCCGTTAATAAAGACCATGACGAGGATATTCAATTGAAGAAAAGAGAGCTGCAGGAAACTTTAAAGAAATTACGTTCAGGCAAGGGGGCTGAATAA
- the nrdR gene encoding transcriptional regulator NrdR codes for MKCPSCQNNNTRVLDSRPVDDYRSIRRRRECEACGYRFTTFEKVEEIPLIVVKKEGTREEFSRDKILRGLIKACEKRPVALKELEEITSSVEKELRSNGVSEIPSEAVGEMVMDRLAKIDDVAYVRFASVYRQFKDINVFIDELKELIKKEKE; via the coding sequence ATGAAATGTCCTTCATGTCAAAATAACAATACACGTGTACTTGATTCTCGTCCTGTTGATGACTACCGTTCTATTCGGCGAAGACGGGAATGCGAAGCCTGCGGATATCGCTTCACTACCTTTGAGAAGGTTGAGGAAATTCCGCTTATTGTCGTCAAAAAAGAAGGAACAAGGGAAGAATTTAGCCGTGATAAAATATTACGGGGTCTTATTAAAGCTTGTGAAAAACGGCCTGTTGCCTTGAAAGAGCTAGAAGAAATTACTTCAAGTGTTGAGAAGGAACTCCGCAGTAATGGTGTCTCTGAAATTCCAAGTGAAGCTGTTGGTGAAATGGTCATGGACAGGCTGGCTAAAATCGATGATGTCGCCTACGTTAGATTTGCCTCAGTTTATCGTCAGTTTAAAGATATCAATGTCTTTATTGATGAATTGAAAGAATTGATCAAGAAAGAAAAGGAATAA
- the speD gene encoding adenosylmethionine decarboxylase, producing METMGRHVISELWGCDFEKLNDMDFIERTFVDAALKSGAEIREVAFHKFAPQGVSGVVIISESHLTIHSFPEHGYASIDVYTCGDLDPSIAANYIAEALGAETCENIEIPRGMGPVQVKQAQANAL from the coding sequence ATGGAAACGATGGGTCGTCACGTAATCTCAGAACTTTGGGGATGCGATTTTGAAAAGTTAAATGATATGGATTTTATTGAGCGTACTTTTGTGGATGCAGCATTAAAATCAGGTGCTGAAATTCGAGAGGTGGCATTTCATAAGTTTGCACCACAGGGTGTGAGCGGAGTTGTTATCATCTCTGAATCGCATTTAACTATTCACAGCTTTCCTGAGCATGGTTATGCCAGCATTGATGTATATACGTGTGGAGATCTTGACCCTAGCATTGCTGCAAACTATATTGCAGAGGCGTTAGGTGCAGAAACGTGTGAGAATATCGAAATTCCGCGCGGGATGGGTCCAGTTCAAGTTAAACAAGCGCAAGCTAATGCTTTATAA
- a CDS encoding glyceraldehyde-3-phosphate dehydrogenase, with protein MKAKIAINGFGRIGRMVFRKAILDDKLDVVAVNASYPAETLAHLIKYDTNHGRFEGEVIPEDGALIVNGKRVQLLSNRNPQELPWKELNIDIVIEATGKFNSRDKAALHLEAGAKKVILTAPGKNEDVTIVMGVNESALNIAEHDIISNASCTTNCLAPVAKVLDEQFGIENGLMTTVHAYTNDQNNIDNPHKDLRRARACAQSIIPTSTGAAKALTLVLPHLKGKLHGMALRVPTPNVSLVDLVVDLKSDVTVDQVNAAFEQASEGALKGILDITDEPLVSIDFNTNPHSAIIDGLSTMVIGTNKVKVLAWYDNEWGYSCRVVDLTKYVAQELRKSSAVNVG; from the coding sequence ATGAAAGCGAAAATTGCAATTAACGGTTTTGGAAGAATTGGACGAATGGTATTTAGAAAAGCCATTCTTGATGATAAACTTGATGTGGTTGCCGTAAATGCAAGCTATCCAGCTGAAACATTGGCACACTTAATTAAATATGACACAAATCATGGCCGATTTGAAGGAGAAGTAATTCCAGAAGATGGAGCACTAATTGTCAACGGCAAGCGTGTACAATTATTAAGCAATCGTAATCCGCAGGAGCTTCCTTGGAAAGAATTAAATATAGATATTGTCATTGAAGCAACTGGTAAATTTAACTCTCGCGATAAAGCAGCTCTTCATTTAGAAGCGGGTGCTAAGAAAGTTATTTTAACAGCTCCAGGAAAAAATGAAGACGTCACGATTGTTATGGGTGTGAATGAAAGCGCATTAAACATTGCAGAGCATGATATTATTTCAAATGCTTCTTGTACAACTAATTGCTTAGCGCCTGTTGCAAAAGTACTTGACGAGCAATTTGGCATTGAAAATGGATTAATGACTACAGTTCATGCTTATACAAACGATCAGAATAATATTGACAATCCACATAAGGATTTACGCCGTGCACGTGCTTGTGCACAATCTATTATTCCAACATCAACAGGTGCAGCTAAAGCGTTAACATTAGTACTTCCACATTTAAAAGGCAAGCTTCATGGAATGGCTTTACGTGTACCAACGCCAAACGTTTCTCTTGTTGACCTTGTAGTGGATCTTAAATCTGATGTAACTGTTGACCAAGTCAATGCAGCATTTGAACAAGCTTCCGAGGGTGCTCTTAAAGGTATCTTGGATATTACAGATGAGCCATTAGTTTCTATCGACTTTAACACTAATCCGCACTCTGCTATCATTGATGGGTTATCTACAATGGTCATTGGAACGAATAAAGTGAAGGTTTTAGCATGGTATGACAATGAATGGGGCTACTCTTGCCGAGTAGTAGATCTAACAAAATATGTTGCACAGGAGCTTCGTAAATCTTCTGCAGTAAATGTAGGGTAA
- the coaE gene encoding dephospho-CoA kinase (Dephospho-CoA kinase (CoaE) performs the final step in coenzyme A biosynthesis.), which translates to MSIVVGLTGGIASGKSTVSSILIEKGITVIDADVEARLAVEKGEEAYNEIISHFGEQVLLEDGSIDRGKLGSIIFHDEQQRKRLNSIVHPAVRKRMVWKKEQAIANGENLVILDIPLLFESKLTYMVDKTILVFVDEDVQLDRLMKRNQFTKADAMARINSQMPLKEKVQLADAVINNNGTIMETEQQLIEILKKWNAI; encoded by the coding sequence ATGTCTATAGTTGTCGGCCTAACTGGAGGAATTGCAAGTGGAAAGTCTACTGTTTCCTCCATCTTAATTGAAAAAGGTATTACAGTCATTGATGCAGATGTAGAAGCGCGTTTAGCTGTCGAAAAAGGAGAAGAAGCTTATAATGAAATTATTTCCCATTTCGGTGAACAAGTCCTGCTTGAAGATGGATCGATTGACAGAGGAAAATTAGGGTCGATCATTTTTCATGATGAGCAGCAGCGTAAGAGGCTTAACAGTATCGTTCATCCCGCAGTTAGAAAAAGAATGGTATGGAAGAAGGAACAAGCAATAGCTAATGGTGAGAACCTTGTCATTCTCGATATTCCATTATTATTCGAAAGCAAGCTGACCTATATGGTTGATAAAACCATTTTAGTATTTGTGGATGAGGATGTTCAATTGGATCGGTTAATGAAGCGTAATCAGTTTACTAAAGCAGATGCAATGGCACGAATTAATTCGCAAATGCCGCTTAAGGAAAAGGTTCAGCTTGCAGATGCAGTCATTAATAATAACGGAACCATAATGGAAACGGAGCAGCAGCTTATTGAGATATTGAAAAAATGGAATGCTATATAG